The DNA region CTCGGCAATTTTTCCCACTCTGCCACCCTCGCTATATGTACCCTCGTAGTATGACGTTTTGTCTAGAGTTAAATTCAAAAGTTTGCGAGAAAAAAGGCAGTACCAATACGGCAGCGGGGTGAGCGAACTGCAAACTTTGGAGTCCATGACAACCAGTAAGACTGCTGGAAAGACCATTGATTGAACCTGGTCATGCGGTTTGTTTGGATTTCTTAAGTTGCGCCATCCGACCTTCTTCGAGGTAGCTAAAAATAGTCTGAAAACGTGAAATCTTTGGAATGAGCATTTAAGACTTTTTTACTACATGTTATACAACGTAAACTTTTGTCTTACATAGGAAGTATAAGGAGTATAATGTCAGACAATAAAGTtatgaaaacatttttgaatataaAAAGGATTTATAATGACAGAGAGAActacattgttcttgaattgagaacattcgttcttaaaaaccgtgtaagttcATTTTGGtgtcaatgttctcaatattagaacgaaatggtgagaaagGAAATGTTAAATTGAgcttatttaacaactttttgataagtatacactactgactggactaatagtttatttgttgagatGTACAATATAAACACCGCCGATTCAACTTGATTagagtaaaataaaaatgttttcaacttcaaaaatgttctactttttaagaacattttcaaatcAGGTGAGAATGTCAGAATTTGGCTTTTCAAGTTAGGGAAGTTTTAGATTGAATACTTTTAATACAACAAATTCTTTCTGATAATTGTAAAGAAATTTAAGGTTTCATTTTTATGCTAATACCATTTGATTTGAATCAATAAACTCCATAGACCCATACCAAAATAAAACTCAAAACCAATTGGGCTACATAAATTTCTGTTGGTTACTATTGTAGATATAGTAGTAACCCCCGTTGAACCTCAGAGTGGCCAGTTCGTAGTGCGAGGTGCCACTCACTGGACTGGCAGCCACCCGGACCGGTGATGCGGTGAAGCTGAGGGTGCGGTAGAAGAAGGCGGTGAGGAAGCTGCAACTGACCACGAAGGCCACAAAGAAGCCCAGACAGAAGACGCAGTCCTTGTTGACCTGCAGGCACAGGCAGAAGGCTCCAAAACAATCGCCAATTGAGCGACCAATTCGCGCACATATCGTTTGCCGAAGCTGGGGAGGATTGGGCGGCAGATTGTTGCCACTGATGGTGATCGTGTGCTGGGATCTTTCGCAGGGCGCACGGTTTCGATCTGTTCTTAGGGTTGTCAGATCCAAACGGAATCGTCGGGGTTGTGATACTAACTCAGCCGTCTGGGTGCCCAGTTCGGAGTATTGCGGAATTGGTAGAAAAACCGCTGGACGGCATTCCTGGCGCCCTTCAATGCCATCCACATTGCGGGAGAAGCAATAGAGCAGTACATTATGCGATTGCTTAGGGGTTTCTACCCTGATGGGGATAGATATGTTGGTCTGAAGATCCTCAGTTATAAGCTGTTGTCTCTTTCCTGCGGACTGCCCACTCGTACTGGGCGTTTCATCTATATCGAAAGTCACACGCTTGCCCACCATTTGATCCGAACTCGATGGAGACTTCACCTGGTCAGGATTCACTGGAGACTCCGTCTCAGTGGCGCCTAAATTCGCATCTGGCAGATACACAACATGGGCGTTTTCAACGGCTGGTGGCATATTTATGATCACTTGATCTTGAGAATCCGATGATGACAGGCTTTCGCCTTCATCGttcttgttttttcttttattcatttatttatttttctgctTTCGAAAACTGGGAATTTTCTGTATGATGTGCGGATACCAAAACTGAAAGCTGAATTTACTTCCGGTGTGATAGTTGTCAACGCTCGTTTCGTATGGCCGAAATTATGTTGGCTTCAGTTGGTTGTAAAACATTTTTCGAAACTTTTCAAAATTTGATCTGTGGACGCTATAAACTCCATGGCGTGCAGGGAGCCACCACAGACTGCGATCGTCATTAACTTGCTGATTGGCGATTTGGTTCAGGATGCCGTTAATGAGCCGCTCAAACTATCCGAGCAGAAGAACACCTGCCAGCGGCTCTTCGACATTTTGGGCTTTCAGGCCGACGAATGTTTTGTTGACGTGGAGGGCAGTGATGTGGCCATAACACCCAGTTCGAGCACTCTCCAGACCACTTCAAAATCGCGCCCAGCCGAGGCCAAGAAAAGGAATTGGTATGGTTGGATGTCCAAGGCATTGGCAGAAGGTAAGAACTTGCTTTGCAATGTAGGGACCTTAAAATCGGTCGTTCTTTGAGCAGTGgttataaaaatttatttgatGACTTCAACAACTTATaggaaaaaaattgttaacggTCGTATTTCTTAAATTATTCCCAAAAGAActaactattaaagatagattTCGCCGTCTAAAgataaaatatagaatttacaGTATCAAGATTAAAGGAACAGATTTTGATTCCTTTTTATTTCATAACTATGAATGTATCTCAGTTGTCGGAAATTGtatcttttatttgtttgagTAATATGCACTGGGTAGCTTATCGCTGTGTTGTACGCTGTTTGTGTGGCGGCAGAGAACGAGCAGAGCTGTTTCATATGCCCGCTTAACGGGAAGCTGCCGAGCGCTGATGTTTCTAGTTGATTTTTCATTTACCTCTCTAAAACCAAAGAACTCTGATACATTTTGAAACCCACAGAAAATTCCGAAGACGACGTTGAGATCTTCAGGAAGGATGGATGCGATGGGCAGAAAAGTATCCACTCGATCGGAGTGCAAACGGAGCAGCCGCGCCGACGGCTCAGATCGTGTTCTGTGGATTTTGCCCCAACTCTTGCACCCTGCGAACTGACGCGCCACACGGTTTTCATCGATGCTATTTCCGTGCCAATACCGAATGTACTCAATCGACCGCCGTTAGCCGATCGCTTTTGCTATATGTTGACCGATTTTGCATCGGCGCTATATTGTAGTCTCGCCATCATGTGTTGTTGCACCCCCAATATGTTGAGATAAATTCCAAAGACAACGGGCCTCTAATATTCCAAATAGCcagtgtttttatttaatcaatcAAGATCGAAACTAAAGCTTTTATCCCAACGGTTTGGGCTGAGGCCCGCGCACCAAGCTGCGCTTCAAGTCGATCTGCTGGTTGACATTGGTGTGCAGGAAGCCATAGAAGTGACTCAACAACAAGTAAAGGCACCACATGCACAGGACAATGAAAAGGGCAAAGGTTATGTTCTCGCCAATCAAGTAGGCGCCGGCGACTATCGTATCCCCAGTCTGCACAAGGACCTGCCACATCCTTTGGCGCAGCGGGGCCCTCTGCATATCCGTGGCCGAGGTCACCGACTCCACCTCGATGTGGATCGTGTGCTGCAGGACCTTGCTCGGCTTCTCCCTTTCCGGGTCAACAGTTCTGCCCACAGCGGCCAACTTGGCCTCCAAATCGGTACCTTCGGCTTGTTTCTGATCCACGGCACTCCAAGAAGTCTGACTGCTCACCTCACAAGAGGGTTTCAACGTAACATCCGATAGTTGAGTGAGACTTGATG from Drosophila subpulchrella strain 33 F10 #4 breed RU33 chromosome 2L, RU_Dsub_v1.1 Primary Assembly, whole genome shotgun sequence includes:
- the LOC119546927 gene encoding uncharacterized protein LOC119546927, whose protein sequence is MNKRKNKNDEGESLSSSDSQDQVIINMPPAVENAHVVYLPDANLGATETESPVNPDQVKSPSSSDQMVGKRVTFDIDETPSTSGQSAGKRQQLITEDLQTNISIPIRVETPKQSHNVLLYCFSRNVDGIEGRQECRPAVFLPIPQYSELGTQTAELVSQPRRFRLDLTTLRTDRNRAPCERSQHTITISGNNLPPNPPQLRQTICARIGRSIGDCFGAFCLCLQVNKDCVFCLGFFVAFVVSCSFLTAFFYRTLSFTASPVRVAASPVSGTSHYELATLRFNGGYYYIYNSNQQKFM
- the LOC119546929 gene encoding uncharacterized protein LOC119546929, whose translation is MACREPPQTAIVINLLIGDLVQDAVNEPLKLSEQKNTCQRLFDILGFQADECFVDVEGSDVAITPSSSTLQTTSKSRPAEAKKRNWYGWMSKALAEENSEDDVEIFRKDGCDGQKSIHSIGVQTEQPRRRLRSCSVDFAPTLAPCELTRHTVFIDAISVPIPNVLNRPPLADRFCYMLTDFASALYCSLAIMCCCTPNMLR
- the LOC119546928 gene encoding uncharacterized protein LOC119546928 encodes the protein MLSPKSDASGDDSSPVIAQVENNFGNENKAPPIGWNIEDKDGQVPNNPIPGYLKEIHLSHKQISKRFTELLNLFEDYTKLLDSEHVHHVGVPFRLKRVLSEQLALKAEDENLEQRASSSLTQLSDVTLKPSCEVSSQTSWSAVDQKQAEGTDLEAKLAAVGRTVDPEREKPSKVLQHTIHIEVESVTSATDMQRAPLRQRMWQVLVQTGDTIVAGAYLIGENITFALFIVLCMWCLYLLLSHFYGFLHTNVNQQIDLKRSLVRGPQPKPLG